GTATAAGTCTCCAAAGAATAATTTCCTAAATGGCGACTAATCAAAAGGTTCCCTTTGCCCATTACATCAATAAAACCAATCGTATAAGCCAAAGCTGCATCGCGCATAAGGTTAAGTATAGCTGTTGTAATATTTGGTAAAGCAACCTTAAATGCTTGAGGGGCAATAATTCTTACAAAGGTTTGTTCAGAAGTAAGCCCAATACTAAGCCCAGCTTCTAATTGTCCTTTAGGGATTGCTTGATAAGCTGCTTTAAATACTTCTGATATCATTGCTGAAAATAGGAGAACCATAGTCACAAGAACAAATATCAATTTAGACCAATCATTTATATCCAATCCTAACCACCAATTAAGAAATTCTGGAACTCCGTAAAATACCAAGAATAATAGCACAATAGGTGGGGTACAGCGTAAGATAAAAACATATCCCTTAGCTAAATTCTCTAAAGCTTTATCCTTAGAAAGGCTTGCCCAAGCAATTAATCCTCCTAATAACGACCCAAGTAAAGTCGTTAATAAGATAACCAATAATGTCATCGGTAAGCCCTTTATGATTTCAGGTAATGCTCCAAAAACTTTTGAAATGTCATAATTGACCATAATTTCTCCTAACTAAACTCACTTCAGAAGCTTATCAAAACATCCTACTTTTACGACGTTACAATTTACTTATTTGTCTACGTATGAGAAGACATCCTCACCAAAGTATTTTTTAGATAACTTTTCAAGTGTACCGTCTTCTTTTAGTTCCTTAATTGCCTTAGTATATTCTTTTGAAAACTCTTCATTCTTACTATCACGATGCAAAAGTGGATATGTTGGAATTCCTTTATAAGGGAACCAAGTCAATTTATCTGCATATTGATGATACGCACCGTCTTTATCAGTTACAGCCTTTTCAAAAGATAATTTAATATCAAAGTAAGCATCATAACGATTTTCCAAAACCCATGCATAGGCATCTGAAACTTGGAAAGATTCCGCAGATGTTAACTCAATTGGTTGATCTTTATGCTCATCGTTGTAGTCTTTGATAACATTCCACTGAGCATTTTGTGGTGAGATTGGCACCAAGCGACCATTTTGTTTTGCAAAATCAGAGATATTTTTATATTTATCTTTATCATCCTTACGAATGGTAAATCCAATAATACTTGCTCCAATTGGATCTTTAGGAATAATAAACTTTTTAGCACGTTCATCTGTGTACCACGCGCCCTTCGTACCAATGTCATATTTACCTGACTCTAAACCAATCAAAAGATCATCATCACTTGTTCCAGTATATTCAAATTTGTACTGTGGAAGCTTTTTATCAATTTCCTTTAATACAGCTACCTCATAGCCATCAGAATTACCATCCTTATCAACAAAATCATAAGGAACATAGTTTTGAGTATGGGCAACTTTTAATGTTGTTACCTTTCCAGAATCTGATTTTGCTTTTTTATCTCCTGTTAAGCTACGTCCAATAACTGTAGCCCCAATAAGTGCTACAACAACTGCTCCACCAATAATCCATGTCTTTTTACTCATATTAATCTCTCCTTTTTCTTACAAAATTGCTGCTTCACGTACCCATTCAATACGCTCATGGTTAATATCACTTGGAATCGTGCAATCAGCACCAATGATTAACCCTTGGGTTCCAGTATCAGCAATAATCTCCCTAACCTTTTCTTGAATAGCTTTTTTAGTTCCAGTATATAGAAGACCGTCTTTTCCATTTTCAAATCCTCCAAGAACTGTGCGACCTCTAAAAATGTTAAGACCTTTTGCCAAACTAATTCCTTCAGGACCGACCGCCCAATTAACTACCTGAGCAGGATAATCTTTAAAGAGTTCGATGTTATTACGGGCTCCTTCGTAACCGCAAATATGTAGAATATTATGTCCTTTGGCTCCATTAGCTGCTTCTAAAACCTTTAATTCACTTGGAGCAATAATTTCTTTATAAATTTCAGTGCTAACTCGCTCATCTTGAATACTTTGAACACTTAGGTAAATACCATCAGCACCTGCTTCTTCAATCACCCTCTGACTAAGACTCGCAATGTCTTCGCCAATAACATCTAAAACATGCTTCAAAGCTTTTCGGTTTTCCACAATGTAATCTGCGATAAGATCATCGCCACCTGAAACTTTTCCAACTAACCATTTTAAATAAGTAACCGGAGCGAAGATATTGTAAATTGCAACAATATCTTCAGGAAAATCAGCAATCAGACTTTTTACAAGTTCGACTTGTGCAGAAATCCAAGGATGATTTGCACCTAAAGGTTCAATCGTTTGCAAATCACTGATTGACTTAAAATCTTTAAAAGCAGGTTGTGGGTATGCGAAGAAACCATCACTCATCAATTTAACAAAATCAGGTTTGACTTCTTCAATAAATTTTTTATGACCAGCTTTATTTTTATCAATAATTTCTGGATTTTCAAAACCATGTAACCACTCGTCTTCAGTAGTAAAATGATGCCAAAATCCTACTGGGACACGATCAACACTTTCTCCACGAAATGCTTTCAAAACTAACTCTCTTTTTTCTGACATAAGAAACTCCTTTTCTTTTATCCTAAAATCAACAACTCAATGAATTCACCTAAAATACTATAATCTCTTATTATCATTGGTTGCTTCAAAACTGAATGACATTATCTTATCAGAGATTATAACATCCGAAAAATAAAGAAATGTTATCCCTAGCCATAAATAAAATTTATGATATAGTAATCTAAATTACGTTAAATCCTATTGTTACTTCTTTTAAGCATATATACCTACATAGTATTATTACCATCAGCTATAAGTAATTCTTAACACCAAGATAGAGAATTACTATCACAAACATAATTTAGTCTCTAGTCTTCCTGGAGAATCACTTCTCTGACTAACTTTGCTATAATAGTCTCAAACAAATAAAAGGAGATTTTCTATGACATCCTTATACGATTTTACAGTTTCAGATCAAGCTGACCGACCCGTGTCTCTCCAGGACTATAAGGGCAAGGTCGTCTTAATCGTCAATACAGCAACAGGATGTGGTTTGACGCCACAATATCAGGGCTTGCAGGAACTTTATGACAAATACAAAGACCAAGGATTCGAGATTCTTGATTTTCCTTGTAATCAGTTTATGGGACAGGCACCTGGTAGTGCTGAAGAAATCAATAGCTTTTGCACCCTCAATTACCATACGACCTTCCCTCGTTTTGCCAAAATCAAGGTCAATGGTAAGGAAGCAGAGCCACTTTTTGATTGGCTTAAAAAAGAAAAATCCGGACCCCTTGGGGCTAGAATTGAGTGGAACTTTGCAAAGTTTCTGATTAACCGTGAAGGACAAGTTGTCGAACGCTTTTCTTCCAAAACTGATCCACTAAAAATGGAAGATGCTATCAAAGTTCTTCTTAATAACTAAAAATAAAACGAGAGTAAAACTAGAACGACAATCTCTGACTGTCGCTAGTTCTGCTCTCGTTTTCTGCGTTAAGAAAAATAGTATAGAAAGAAATTTCGCTTTATTTTAGAACAAAGCTGTCAATGCTGTAATTAAACCAAAGACGATACCTGGCGCATTTGCAGCAGCAAGGGGAAGGTCACGTTCTTTTTTAAAGAGACCATAGTAAACCCAAAGGCTACAGTTGATAGCCGCTACCAAAGGTTGGATAAAGTTTCCTTTATGACCAGACAGATTGTCCATGATTTGTGGTACGTAAGATACGTACATCATCACTGACATAAAGGTTGCTACCCAACCAAGGGTTTTCATTTGTTTATCAGACATTCGAGACTCCTCTTTTATAAATTTTTTCTTTGTACATCTTAAAAAATAGTACAAGGCATGTTTTAATGCACTAGAATTAAAACAGTGTCTATCTTACACTTTTACAATAGAGAATTCAAGAATTTTGGGGCAATGTTAAAAACATGTAAACTATCACAAGATTGTGATTGGTCACAATCTTGTGATAGTGAATTTAGTCTCTTATCTAGCGTTTTCATAATATTATCTTTTAATCCTTAGAATAATAGACTCTTTATGATTGATTATAACGAAATCATTCTGCTAAGAGTACTTCTTTGATGGTTTGTTTTTGGAGTTTTCTGTTGGATAGATAAAAGAGGCTTTCATAAACCACAGCAAAACCGAGCAGGGTCCAGAAGCAAACGTTCCAATCAAAGTTATGCTCAATCTTTTCAGGAACGGTGTCTTTGATCACACCAATCAAAATTTCCATGATGCCGTATTGATAAGCCGTCCCAAGGGCAAATCCTAGATAAGCCCAGAAACGATAAGGAGCGAGAATATGACTTTGGCATTCACAATCGGTGTAGCCAAAAGCCTTCATCAAGGCTAAGGTTTCGCGACTTTCTGAAACGACAATCCCCAATGACAAAAAGAGAATGGAAAAAGACAAGATCAAGCCAATCATGATCATCATGGTTTGGATGATATCATCTGTGTAATCCCTTAGGCCAAAGGACAATTGAATCATGGCCGCAAAACACATGGAACCAAAGACCACAAAAAACAGGATCGATTTTCTTCCCCAAATCAGCGACGAGGACAGCTCTTTTAGGAAGGATTTCTCTTTCTTGGGGGCCCTCTTTCTCCTTTTGACCTTAATCGGTGTTGGAGATTTTTTCAATAAGCGAAGGGCCGGCGTTTGTAGTTGTCTTCTAGCATAGCCAATAGCAAGGACCATAAAGAAAGTCGTTGGCAGCATCACCAAAGCAAGCAAGAGCTGCCAGTGAAAATGAATGGTAATTTCTGGCAGAATTCCCTTTTCATTTCGAAAGTCATAAAAATGTCCCATCATAAGAAAAGAAGCGAAATAGCCAAGAAGAGCCCCAACTCCAAAACTGAGTCCAAAAGCCCAAAATCGTTTCGCCAACTGGCCATTGCTATAGCCTAAAGCCTTTAAAATCCCTAATTGTTCCTTGTGGTCATCGACAAATTGTTTGATATAAAAACACATGAGAAGGATCGACGTCAAGGACAAGACAACCCCACTGACCATGGCCACCATCCAAGATAGCGAAACCTGGGCATCATAGTAGGTCTGAATCATGGGATTGGTTTTAGAAATCTCCAACTGCTCGATATCAAGATAAAAATTCAAGAAGAGATTGGCCACAAATACCGCACAAGCCCCAATGATACTGACGACAACTAATTTTCGAATATCTTTTACTGAAAACATGGCTTACCATCCAATCTCATAGGCAGTCTGAGGCTGATCATTGGTCACAACTTGGGTAATCTTGCCACTATTGACACGAATGATGGTTCTGCCCATATCCGCAATATTTTGGTTGTGCGTCACCATAATCAAGGTAAAGCCAAGCTTTTCCTTCAGTTTCCAGATATAGTCAAGAATCTTGCGCCCTGTTTCTTCATCGAGGGCTCCCGTCGGCTCATCTAAGAAAAGAATCTCTGGCTTTTTGGCCAAGGCCCGAGCAATAGACACTCTCTGCTGTTCCCCACCAGACAATTCACTCGGATACTTGTCCAGCTTATCACCAAGCCCCAAATCTTCGATGATCTGCAAATAATCATGACTGCTTGCTAGGTCAGCTCCCATCTTAACATTTTGTCTAACCGTGAGATTCGGTAATAAATAATACTGCTGAAAAATAAAGGCAATCTTCTCACGTCTAAAGGCTGTCAATTGAGCATCCGTGAGCTGAGACAAATCCTGCCCTTGAATGAGAATATGCCCCTCATCTACCTTTTCTAATCCGGATAATACGTTTAAGAGGGTTGACTTTCCTGATCCAGAAGGACCTAGGATAACCACATCATCCTGGTCTTGAATCTGCAAGTCAATCCCTTTTAAAACCTTGGTTTGGCCATAACTTTTGTGAACATTTTCTAGTTGAATCATTTCTTTCCTACCATTTCTTTGATGAGAGATTGACAAACTTCTGTCAATAAACCAATCACTTCTTCCATGCTGAACTGATAAATGCCAGAAGCAACCATAGAGGCCATCCCGTGTGAGTAGATAAATAAATGCTGGTACAAGCGACTAGCCTCCTCTAACGTCAATGGATAGTCTGCTACAATCGATTCCAGAACCAATTGGTAACTATGATCCTTCATGGGAAGAAAATCTTGAAAGCGACGAATCGGATCTGTGCTAGGATTTTGGAAAAGCAATTGAAAGAGTTTGGGCTCTTTTGAGGCGAACAGGATATAAGCAACCCCGACAGATCGAAAAGGCTTCTCATCTTCTAAAGCCTTTCTTATATACTCCACCACTACCATTTCCGCAGCAACAATAACTTCTGCTTGTAACTCAGACATATTAGCAAATTGCCCAAAAATGACTCTTGGTGTGGCTCCCAGTTTTTCGGCTAATGCTCGAGCCGTCAAACTAGCCAGGCCCTCTTCTCTCACCAATTGTAAAGCTGTCCCAATCATAGTCTCTTTACTAAATTTAACCTTGGGTGGCATAAGACTCCTTTCGCGCAACAGTTGTTACGCAACATGTGTTGCATAAAGAATACCATAACAAAGTAAGACTTGTCAAGAAAAATTCGTAAAGTATAAAACAAAAGACCAGCCCGC
The DNA window shown above is from Streptococcus salivarius and carries:
- a CDS encoding SemiSWEET family transporter, whose protein sequence is MSDKQMKTLGWVATFMSVMMYVSYVPQIMDNLSGHKGNFIQPLVAAINCSLWVYYGLFKKERDLPLAAANAPGIVFGLITALTALF
- a CDS encoding glutathione peroxidase, with amino-acid sequence MTSLYDFTVSDQADRPVSLQDYKGKVVLIVNTATGCGLTPQYQGLQELYDKYKDQGFEILDFPCNQFMGQAPGSAEEINSFCTLNYHTTFPRFAKIKVNGKEAEPLFDWLKKEKSGPLGARIEWNFAKFLINREGQVVERFSSKTDPLKMEDAIKVLLNN
- a CDS encoding FtsX-like permease family protein, giving the protein MFSVKDIRKLVVVSIIGACAVFVANLFLNFYLDIEQLEISKTNPMIQTYYDAQVSLSWMVAMVSGVVLSLTSILLMCFYIKQFVDDHKEQLGILKALGYSNGQLAKRFWAFGLSFGVGALLGYFASFLMMGHFYDFRNEKGILPEITIHFHWQLLLALVMLPTTFFMVLAIGYARRQLQTPALRLLKKSPTPIKVKRRKRAPKKEKSFLKELSSSLIWGRKSILFFVVFGSMCFAAMIQLSFGLRDYTDDIIQTMMIMIGLILSFSILFLSLGIVVSESRETLALMKAFGYTDCECQSHILAPYRFWAYLGFALGTAYQYGIMEILIGVIKDTVPEKIEHNFDWNVCFWTLLGFAVVYESLFYLSNRKLQKQTIKEVLLAE
- a CDS encoding uroporphyrinogen decarboxylase family protein, with amino-acid sequence MSEKRELVLKAFRGESVDRVPVGFWHHFTTEDEWLHGFENPEIIDKNKAGHKKFIEEVKPDFVKLMSDGFFAYPQPAFKDFKSISDLQTIEPLGANHPWISAQVELVKSLIADFPEDIVAIYNIFAPVTYLKWLVGKVSGGDDLIADYIVENRKALKHVLDVIGEDIASLSQRVIEEAGADGIYLSVQSIQDERVSTEIYKEIIAPSELKVLEAANGAKGHNILHICGYEGARNNIELFKDYPAQVVNWAVGPEGISLAKGLNIFRGRTVLGGFENGKDGLLYTGTKKAIQEKVREIIADTGTQGLIIGADCTIPSDINHERIEWVREAAIL
- a CDS encoding transporter substrate-binding domain-containing protein produces the protein MSKKTWIIGGAVVVALIGATVIGRSLTGDKKAKSDSGKVTTLKVAHTQNYVPYDFVDKDGNSDGYEVAVLKEIDKKLPQYKFEYTGTSDDDLLIGLESGKYDIGTKGAWYTDERAKKFIIPKDPIGASIIGFTIRKDDKDKYKNISDFAKQNGRLVPISPQNAQWNVIKDYNDEHKDQPIELTSAESFQVSDAYAWVLENRYDAYFDIKLSFEKAVTDKDGAYHQYADKLTWFPYKGIPTYPLLHRDSKNEEFSKEYTKAIKELKEDGTLEKLSKKYFGEDVFSYVDK
- a CDS encoding ABC transporter ATP-binding protein, with translation MIQLENVHKSYGQTKVLKGIDLQIQDQDDVVILGPSGSGKSTLLNVLSGLEKVDEGHILIQGQDLSQLTDAQLTAFRREKIAFIFQQYYLLPNLTVRQNVKMGADLASSHDYLQIIEDLGLGDKLDKYPSELSGGEQQRVSIARALAKKPEILFLDEPTGALDEETGRKILDYIWKLKEKLGFTLIMVTHNQNIADMGRTIIRVNSGKITQVVTNDQPQTAYEIGW
- a CDS encoding TetR/AcrR family transcriptional regulator — its product is MPPKVKFSKETMIGTALQLVREEGLASLTARALAEKLGATPRVIFGQFANMSELQAEVIVAAEMVVVEYIRKALEDEKPFRSVGVAYILFASKEPKLFQLLFQNPSTDPIRRFQDFLPMKDHSYQLVLESIVADYPLTLEEASRLYQHLFIYSHGMASMVASGIYQFSMEEVIGLLTEVCQSLIKEMVGKK
- a CDS encoding amino acid ABC transporter permease, translated to MVNYDISKVFGALPEIIKGLPMTLLVILLTTLLGSLLGGLIAWASLSKDKALENLAKGYVFILRCTPPIVLLFLVFYGVPEFLNWWLGLDINDWSKLIFVLVTMVLLFSAMISEVFKAAYQAIPKGQLEAGLSIGLTSEQTFVRIIAPQAFKVALPNITTAILNLMRDAALAYTIGFIDVMGKGNLLISRHLGNYSLETYTAVAFVYWGIALILSLISRIAEQQLSVKER